A part of Mustela erminea isolate mMusErm1 chromosome 9, mMusErm1.Pri, whole genome shotgun sequence genomic DNA contains:
- the LOC116599385 gene encoding olfactory receptor 52H1, which translates to MIIFNLSNYNPGPFILVGIPGLEQCHVWIGIPFCMIYIVALVGNCTLLYLIVVERSLHEPMFFFLSMLAMTDLVLSTAGVPKTLSIFWLGAQEITFPGCLTQMFFLHYSFVLDSAILMAMAFDRYVAICSPLRYTTILTPKTIIKIAVGISFRSFCIILPDVFLLTRLPFCRTHIIPHTYCEHIGVARLACADISINIWYGFCVPIMTVISDVVLIAVSYTLILCAVFRLPSRDARQKALGTCGSHVCVILMFYTPAFFSILAHRFGHNVSRTFHIMFANLYIVIPPALNPIVYGVKTKQIRDRFILLFSTKGSE; encoded by the coding sequence ATGATCATTTTCAACCTGAGCAATTATAACCCAGGCCCCTTCATTCTGGTGGGGATCCCAGGCCTGGAGCAATGCCATGTGTGGATTGGGATTCCTTTCTGTATGATCTATATTGTGGCCCTTGTGGGAAACTGCACCCTTCTCTACCTCATCGTGGTGGAGCGAAGCCTTCATGAACCcatgttcttctttctctccatgcTGGCCATGACTGACCTTGTCCTGTCCACAGCTGGTGTTCCCAAAACACTCAGTATCTTTTGGCTTGGGGCTCAAGAAATCACATTTCCAGGGTGTCTTACACAAATGTTTTTCCTCCACTATAGCTTTGTCCTAGATTCAGCCATCTTGATGGCCATGGCATTCGATCGTTACGTGGCTATCTGCTCCCCCCTGAGATACACCACTATTCTGACCCCCAAAACCATCATCAAGATTGCAGTGGGCATCTCTTTTCGAAGCTTCTGCATCATCCTGCCAGATGTATTCTTGCTCACACGCCTGCCTTTCTGCAGGACACACATCATCCCACACACATACTGTGAGCACATAGGTGTTGCCCGGCTCGCCTGTGCGGACATCTCCATCAACATCTGGTATGGCTTTTGTGTTCCCATCATGACGGTCATCTCAGATGTGGTTCTCATTGCTGTCTCCTACACCCTCATCCTCTGTGCGGTCTTCCGTCTCCCCTCCCGGGATGCCCGCCAGAAGGCCCTTGGCACCTGTGGTTCCCATGTCTGTGTCATCCTCATGTTTTATACACCTGCCTTTTTCTCCATCCTTGCCCATCGCTTTGGACACAATGTCTCCCGCACCTTCCACATCATGTTTGCCAACCTCTACATTGTTATCCCACCTGCACTCAACCCCATTGTCTATGGAGTGAAGACTAAGCAGATCAGAGATAGgtttatacttttgttttctacCAAAGGTTCAGAATGA
- the LOC116600213 gene encoding olfactory receptor 52D1-like, whose translation MGMDPVLPTLNQTVLLPGPGPFILLGVPGLEALHAWLSVPVCLLYMAAVAGNGLLLGLVAADRTLRAPMYQLLGLLAAADLVLATSTVPKALAVLWGLSGEISFAACLTQLFVTHVTFIAESSVLLAMAVDRYVAICQPLRYGALLTQRVVGIVAAAAVTRGTCVMVPSVALLQRLPYCGQRELPHTYCEHMGVARLACGDTRPNIWYGLATTLLSPALDVGLIAASYALILRAVCRLPSHGARCKALGTCGAHASVITLFYTPALFSFLAHRFGRHTVPRHIHILLANLYVVVPPALNPVVYGVRTQQIAQRLRHLLRLCWARAVRDVGPEMASHGRD comes from the coding sequence ATGGGAATGGATCCTGTACTGCCCACTCTCAACCAGACTGTGCTCCTCCCTGGACCTGGGCCTTTCATCCTTCTGGGGGTGCCGGGCCTGGAGGCCTTGCATGCTTGGCTTTCAGTGCCTGTGTGCCTGCTGTACATGGCTGCTGTGGCAGGGAATGGCCTTCTCCTGGGGCTGGTGGCAGCTGACAGGACACTGCGGGCACCCATGTACCAGCTGCTGGGGCTTCTGGCTGCCGCTGACCTGGTTCTGGCCACGTCCACAGTACCCAAGGCTCTGGCTGTGCTCTGGGGCCTGTCGGGTGAGATCTCCTTTGCCGCCTGCCTAACCCAGCTCTTTGTGACCCATGTGACCTTCATTGCCGAGTCTTCAGTGCTCCTGGCCATGGCTGTGGACCGATATGTGGCCATTTGTCAGCCTCTGCGCTACGGGGCACTGCTGACCCAGCGTGTGGTGGGCATAGTGGCTGCAGCTGCAGTGACCCGTGGTACCTGTGTCATGGTCCCCTCTGTGGCCCTGCTCCAAAGACTGCCTTACTGTGGACAGCGGGAGCTCCCCCACACCTACTGTGAACACATGGGTGTGGCTCGGCTGGCATGTGGCGACACGCGCCCCAACATTTGGTATGGCTTGGCCACCACACTGCTCTCCCCAGCCCTAGACGTAGGGCTCATCGCTGCTTCCTATGCACTCATTCTGCGTGCCGTGTGTCGCCTGCCATCCCATGGGGCCCGCTGCAAAGCTTTAGGGACCTGTGGAGCACACGCCAGCGTCATCACTCTCTTCTACACGCCcgccctcttctctttcctggctCACCGTTTCGGCCGCCACACGGTGCCCCGCCATATCCACATCCTCCTGGCTAACCTCTATGTGGTGGTGCCCCCAGCCCTTAACCCTGTGGTCTATGGAGTACGGACCCAGCAGATCGCTCAGAGGCTCAGGCATTTGCTTCGGCTCTGCTGGGCAAGGGCAGTAAGGGATGTGGGCCCTGAGATGGCCTCCCATGGCAGGGACTGA